One segment of Castanea sativa cultivar Marrone di Chiusa Pesio chromosome 3, ASM4071231v1 DNA contains the following:
- the LOC142626841 gene encoding stemmadenine O-acetyltransferase-like, which produces MTIEVEVVIKETIKPSSPTPDHLRNYQLSFLDQVSPQFYMPWVLFYPKDTNSNLNNLKQIERIKKSLSEALTHFYPLAGRIKDKFYIECNDEGVHYVEAVAKCNLSEFLENPNPGEHNKFLPYELDNIKDVLAAVQVTSFNCGGIVIGLELYHVIGDASSFFLFINNWAAVARGGSIIVSPQFDAAAKLFPPVTISGFNQNMGMIKEKLVIKRFVFDTSAIAAIRDKYTSSNTEIEYPRPTRVEALSAFIHSRFIAATHPEKDPSKLYLVFQTVNMRTRLDPPLPENCFGNISQSTVFVVPNETEDDGFSSIVLPMRDSIKKVDLDYVKKLLESDGHLNFMAEVTEKANKGEVVAFAFTSLCRFPIYEADFGWGKPIWGGSTKMLYPNLVTFFDTKSGDGIEAWINLMEEDMAKFEEDKEVMEYVSLVKNSVL; this is translated from the coding sequence ATGACTATTGAAGTCGAAGTTGTCATTAAGGAGACCATCAAACCTTCGTCTCCTACACCTGATCACCTCCGCAATTACCAACTTTCCTTTCTTGATCAAGTGTCACCTCAATTTTACATGCCATGGGTTCTATTCTATCCCAAAGACACCAATTCTAATCTCAACAATCTTAAACAAATTGAAAGGATTAAGAAATCCTTATCCGAGGCCTTAACACATTTCTACCCGCTAGCCGGACGGATTAAGGACAAATTTTATATCGAATGCAACGATGAAGGCGTACACTACGTTGAAGCTGTAGCCAAATGCAACCTTTCTGAGTTTCTTGAGAATCCAAACCCTGGTGAGCACAACAAATTCCTACCATATGAATTGGACAATATAAAAGATGTACTTGCAGCTGTACAAGTTACCTCCTTCAATTGTGGAGGGATCGTGATTGGCCTAGAATTATATCACGTCATAGGAGATGCTTCATCATTCTTTTTGTTTATCAACAACTGGGCTGCTGTTGCTCGTGGTGGTAGCATCATAGTGTCTCCTCAGTTCGATGCAGCAGCTAAGCTCTTCCCACCAGTAACTATCTCTGGCTTCAATCAAAATATGGGGATGATAAAAGAAAAGCTAGTGATAAAGAGATTTGTGTTTGATACTTCTGCTATTGCGGCTATTAGAGACAAATACACTAGCAGCAACACAGAAATTGAATACCCACGTCCTACACGTGTCGAAGCCTTATCAGCTTTCATACACAGTCGTTTCATTGCTGCTACTCATCCTGAAAAAGACCCCAGTAAGCTCTACCTGGTGTTTCAAACAGTGAACATGCGTACGAGGTTGGATCCACCACTTCCAGAAAATTGTTTTGGAAATATTAGCCAATCCACAGTGTTTGTAGTCCCTAATGAAACTGAGGATGATGGGTTTTCCAGCATTGTTCTCCCAATGAGAGACTCGATAAAGAAAGTCGACCTAGATTATGTCAAAAAACTCCTGGAAAGTGACGGACACTTGAATTTTATGGCAGAGGTCACTGAAAAAGCAAACAAAGGAGAGGTGGTTGCGTTTGCCTTCACCAGCTTATGCAGGTTTCCTATATATGAAGCGGATTTCGGCTGGGGAAAGCCTATTTGGGGAGGTTCTACAAAAATGTTGTACCCAAATCTAGTTACTTTCTTTGACACCAAATCAGGAGATGGAATAGAGGCATGGATTAATTTGATGGAGGAAGACATGGCTAAATTTGAAGAGGACAAGGAGGTCATGGAGTATGTTTCATTAGTAAAAAATTCCGTGTTATAG